TAATCGCTTTTACGACATCGTTATTTTTGTTCCCCTCTGGTTACAGGCTTTATATGTCCGTCAGAAACAGGGAACTGGCAGTGAGGCTAAAGAACCGGCGGAGAAAGAAGAGTCCAAAAAGAATACCGTGCTTGCTGACACTGATTCTGTTGCCAAATTAGTGGAAGAGGCGTAATCGAAGCTAACACTATCCAGCTTGAAAACTGACAAAATAATAAGTGTGGTGAGCATGTTTTGGTTGTGGTTCTTTTTAATTGCCCTAGTCGTCCTTTTTCTTTATGCCCGGTCTGCACCGGGTAAACCTTGTCCCCTGTGGTTTCCTCAAGGGGAGGGGCCGATGGTGATCGCACATGGTAATGACTGCGGCAATGGCCTCTATCCAGGAAACACGGCGATTTACCTTGAAAAAATGGTGCAACTGGGCGTGGATGCTATTGAAGTGGATCTGTGGCTCACTGCCGATGGCCATTTAGTGTTGATTCACGACAGGGAGCTGGAAATATTCTCTGATGGGGCGGGGTTTGTAGAGGATAAAACCTTAGAGCAGCTGCGTCAGTTAAATGTTGCCTATCTCTGGACTCGGGATGGAGAGCATTACCCCTATAGAGAAAAGCCTCTGCGAGTGTTGACTCTGGAAGAGGCGCTGGCAATGGTGGGGGATATGCCAATGATACTGGAGATTAAAAGCCGTCAGTATCGCGCTGCAAAAGTGTTGAAGGATGTGCTGGCAAAGTGTGGAAAAGGCGAGCAGGTCGTTGTTTCCTCTTTTCACCAAGGGGTGATTAATGAGTTTCGTCGACTCTGTCCTCAAGTGGCGACGGGTACGCCTACCGTAGAGGCGGTGGTATTTTATATTGCACAGTTACTCCGAGCAGAGAAATTGTTGCGCCCAAGCTATAGCGCAATGCAGCTGCCGATGGAGCAAAAAGGTATT
This DNA window, taken from Microbulbifer sp. VAAF005, encodes the following:
- a CDS encoding glycerophosphodiester phosphodiesterase, whose product is MVIAHGNDCGNGLYPGNTAIYLEKMVQLGVDAIEVDLWLTADGHLVLIHDRELEIFSDGAGFVEDKTLEQLRQLNVAYLWTRDGEHYPYREKPLRVLTLEEALAMVGDMPMILEIKSRQYRAAKVLKDVLAKCGKGEQVVVSSFHQGVINEFRRLCPQVATGTPTVEAVVFYIAQLLRAEKLLRPSYSAMQLPMEQKGIPVVTESMVCAANKKNVHLAVWTVNGMENYRRYIDLGVHGIVTDRPDLLLEMLAQQRETLLKQAA